The following are encoded together in the Pseudidiomarina andamanensis genome:
- a CDS encoding arginase family protein yields MFLTSIDPAAWFTPRSGEIRLGQTVHCLPDIGAIDTYHHALQQAWERGQRIAIVGVPESIGPRANLGRGGSEHAFAAALKGLLALQSNPMIADHELLIVGKVQCDDLQQQADALRNTDAGELAQLRELCERLDQRVQQVVVPLFEAGFDVILIGGGHNNAYPLITSLQQASEVSVGAVNLDPHADFRAREGRHSGNGFSYAYVGGALKHYHVVGLHEGKNNADSLKQLADAEFTYRSVHELYTHDWSTELSAIAAQAEAWHVPLGIEIDVDALQGVPASAINFNGLNVAHGYSLVETLASLPRTRYLHLAEAAPSLHPAGREAGDMACAQLLSELVLAYLHGFQRREP; encoded by the coding sequence ATGTTTTTAACATCGATTGATCCCGCTGCGTGGTTCACTCCTCGCAGCGGCGAAATCCGGCTCGGACAAACCGTCCACTGCTTACCTGACATTGGTGCCATTGATACCTATCATCATGCCCTTCAACAAGCATGGGAGCGTGGGCAACGTATTGCCATCGTTGGTGTTCCTGAATCCATTGGCCCGCGCGCCAATTTAGGTCGTGGCGGTTCGGAGCATGCGTTTGCGGCCGCATTGAAAGGGCTGCTGGCGTTGCAATCGAACCCAATGATTGCGGACCATGAGCTGCTCATTGTTGGGAAAGTTCAATGCGATGATCTGCAGCAGCAAGCTGATGCCCTGCGCAATACAGATGCAGGTGAATTAGCCCAGTTGCGAGAACTGTGCGAACGCCTCGACCAACGTGTTCAACAAGTTGTGGTGCCGTTATTTGAAGCGGGATTTGATGTGATACTAATTGGTGGTGGCCACAACAACGCCTACCCATTGATTACCTCATTACAGCAAGCCTCAGAAGTAAGCGTAGGTGCAGTGAACCTTGACCCTCATGCCGACTTTCGTGCGCGTGAAGGCCGTCACAGTGGTAATGGCTTTAGCTATGCCTATGTGGGCGGTGCGTTGAAGCACTATCATGTGGTTGGGCTACATGAAGGCAAGAATAATGCTGACAGCCTAAAGCAACTGGCTGATGCGGAATTTACGTATCGCAGTGTACACGAGTTATATACCCACGATTGGTCCACTGAGCTCAGCGCCATAGCCGCCCAAGCAGAAGCTTGGCATGTGCCACTTGGTATTGAAATTGACGTAGATGCATTACAAGGCGTGCCGGCCAGTGCCATTAACTTCAATGGCTTGAACGTGGCGCATGGCTATAGTCTTGTGGAAACCTTGGCAAGTTTACCGCGCACGCGCTACCTACATTTAGCTGAAGCTGCACCAAGCTTGCACCCTGCTGGGCGCGAAGCTGGCGATATGGCGTGTGCTCAGTTATTAAGTGAGTTGGTACTTGCTTACTTGCACGGCTTTCAGCGACGCGAACCTTGA
- the hslV gene encoding ATP-dependent protease subunit HslV → MTTIVSVRRGDKVVIGGDGQVSLGNTVMKGNARKVRRLYNNQVLAGFAGGTADAFTLFERFEKKLEAHQGNLMRAAVELAKDWRTDRALRRLEALLAVADKHTSLIITGNGDVVQPENDLIAIGSGGPYAQAAATALLENTELSAREIVEKALTIAGDICVFTNSFQTIEEQESVSNV, encoded by the coding sequence GTGACTACTATCGTATCTGTCCGTCGCGGTGACAAAGTTGTCATTGGTGGCGATGGCCAAGTTTCACTTGGCAACACCGTAATGAAAGGCAACGCCCGCAAAGTGCGCCGCTTGTACAACAACCAAGTACTGGCCGGTTTTGCTGGCGGTACCGCCGATGCCTTCACCTTATTTGAACGTTTTGAGAAAAAACTCGAAGCCCATCAAGGTAACTTGATGCGCGCTGCTGTGGAGCTCGCCAAAGATTGGCGTACCGACCGTGCTTTGCGCCGTTTAGAGGCCCTATTAGCTGTAGCGGATAAGCACACCTCATTGATTATCACCGGGAACGGTGACGTCGTACAGCCAGAAAATGACCTGATTGCGATTGGCTCTGGCGGCCCATATGCTCAGGCGGCGGCAACCGCATTACTTGAAAATACCGAATTAAGCGCACGTGAGATTGTTGAGAAAGCCCTGACTATTGCAGGCGACATTTGTGTCTTCACCAACAGTTTCCAAACCATTGAAGAACAGGAGTCGGTGAGCAATGTCTGA
- the priA gene encoding primosomal protein N': MTMIIQTALPVPLPRLFDYDCEQLPAVGVRVRVPFGNRELVGVCLGEASAPDDSFQRKAVLEVIDDEPLWPQPVWNLLEWAADYYHHPLGDVIQNAMPVLLRQGERASYQATTRYQVTEDGAQISPNDLKRAVQQQRLLAALQQKPMLSRDIRMQEFSPSALKALQDKGWVEAVEHIPAPVQSWSLKIAAEPLQLNPEQALAVAAIGAAKQHQTYLLEGVTGSGKTEVYLQAMADVLRRGQQVLMLVPEIGLTPQTLTRFQQRFDVPIVMLHSALTDRERLDAWLDARAGSAAIIIGTRSAIFTPCKALGMIIVDEEHDASLKQQDGFRYHARDIAVMRGHEEQVPVILGSATPSFETLNNALNKRYAHLQLSRRAGQAKPARHVVMDIKNLPLKAGLSQPLLGLMREHLEAGQQVLLFLNRRGFAPALLCHECGWLAQCRRCDAFYTVHQGSRQLQCHHCGAQQPIPKQCHDCGSTQLIGRGVGTEQLEQLLQEQFPDYPVLRIDRDSTRKKGSLQQHLQDAHDNNYPILVGTQMLAKGHHFPDVTLAALLDVDGALYSADFRAAERLGQMFTQVAGRAGRASKPGTVVLQTHHPEHELIQDLIHNGYGHFAKTALRERQLTHLPPFSQHALFRAEANNADAVIAALESVAALFPQREDVIVLGPIPAVMERRAGRYRYQLLIQTQQRAMRAQLLRYVLPQLEKLPQLRKVRWSLDIDPQDFS, translated from the coding sequence ATGACGATGATAATCCAAACCGCGCTACCGGTACCCTTACCACGCCTATTTGATTACGACTGCGAGCAACTGCCCGCAGTGGGCGTGCGCGTGCGCGTGCCGTTTGGAAACCGTGAGCTGGTTGGTGTGTGTCTGGGCGAGGCTTCAGCACCCGACGATAGCTTTCAACGCAAAGCGGTACTTGAGGTTATTGACGACGAGCCATTGTGGCCGCAACCAGTATGGAACTTGCTAGAGTGGGCGGCAGACTATTATCACCATCCGCTTGGTGACGTGATTCAGAATGCGATGCCGGTACTATTACGCCAAGGCGAGCGTGCGAGTTATCAAGCCACCACCCGTTATCAGGTAACGGAAGATGGGGCGCAAATCTCGCCAAATGATTTAAAGCGAGCAGTACAACAGCAGCGCTTACTTGCCGCGTTGCAACAAAAGCCAATGTTAAGCCGTGATATTCGCATGCAGGAATTTTCGCCATCGGCTCTGAAAGCACTACAAGACAAAGGCTGGGTAGAAGCCGTCGAGCACATTCCGGCACCCGTGCAGTCATGGTCGCTGAAGATTGCCGCTGAGCCGTTGCAGTTGAACCCAGAGCAAGCGCTTGCCGTCGCCGCGATTGGCGCAGCGAAACAACATCAAACGTATCTGCTTGAAGGGGTTACCGGTAGCGGTAAAACCGAAGTGTACTTGCAGGCAATGGCAGATGTTTTACGCCGTGGTCAGCAAGTTCTCATGCTGGTTCCTGAAATTGGTCTAACGCCACAAACCCTCACACGTTTCCAGCAACGTTTTGACGTGCCGATTGTAATGTTGCATTCAGCACTCACCGATAGAGAGCGCCTAGACGCATGGTTGGATGCCCGTGCCGGCAGCGCGGCAATTATTATTGGCACCCGCTCAGCCATTTTTACTCCGTGTAAAGCGCTTGGCATGATCATTGTTGATGAAGAACATGATGCCTCATTAAAACAACAAGATGGCTTTCGTTATCATGCGCGCGACATTGCGGTGATGCGTGGTCATGAAGAGCAAGTGCCGGTTATTCTTGGCTCGGCAACGCCATCGTTTGAAACACTCAATAACGCGTTAAACAAGCGTTATGCGCACTTGCAGCTCAGTCGCCGCGCAGGTCAAGCGAAACCGGCCCGCCATGTGGTGATGGATATTAAAAATCTGCCATTAAAAGCGGGCTTGTCACAGCCGTTGTTAGGCCTGATGCGAGAGCATCTTGAGGCGGGCCAGCAGGTGCTTTTGTTTTTGAACCGTCGTGGTTTTGCGCCGGCGTTACTCTGTCACGAATGTGGTTGGTTGGCGCAGTGTCGTCGCTGCGATGCGTTTTACACAGTGCATCAAGGTAGTCGACAGCTGCAGTGCCATCATTGCGGTGCCCAACAACCCATACCAAAGCAGTGCCATGATTGCGGCTCAACGCAGCTGATTGGTCGTGGTGTTGGTACCGAACAACTTGAGCAGTTACTGCAAGAACAGTTTCCAGATTACCCTGTGTTGCGCATTGATCGTGATAGCACTCGGAAAAAAGGTAGCTTGCAACAGCATCTACAAGATGCGCACGACAACAACTATCCGATATTAGTCGGCACCCAAATGCTCGCGAAAGGGCACCACTTCCCGGATGTTACTCTGGCTGCGTTACTGGATGTGGATGGCGCATTATATAGCGCAGATTTTCGTGCGGCTGAGCGACTCGGACAAATGTTTACCCAAGTAGCAGGGCGCGCCGGGCGAGCCAGCAAGCCGGGTACCGTGGTGCTACAAACGCATCACCCCGAGCACGAGCTCATTCAAGACTTAATCCACAACGGTTACGGACACTTTGCCAAGACCGCTTTACGTGAGCGCCAACTCACTCATTTACCGCCATTTAGTCAACACGCATTGTTCCGCGCTGAAGCGAATAATGCCGATGCGGTGATTGCTGCCCTTGAAAGCGTGGCCGCGTTATTTCCGCAGCGCGAAGACGTGATTGTGCTAGGCCCAATTCCTGCCGTTATGGAGCGTCGCGCCGGCCGTTACCGTTATCAATTATTAATTCAAACGCAGCAGCGAGCCATGCGAGCGCAGCTATTGCGGTATGTTTTGCCGCAATTAGAAAAATTACCGCAGTTACGAAAAGTACGTTGGTCGCTAGACATTGACCCACAAGACTTCAGTTAG
- a CDS encoding SPOR domain-containing protein: MDYANRKRPAKRTPPKNTKKAAKKPAVSWWVVLLAIVLVSGFVWLLVSISGKSEQAPQQQVPVDVPESQPQPVAEPIPDKPEERWQYIEELENQEVIVDVPEREVGPPKLMQCGSFRNISDAEEMRATIAMIGLEAQIRTTDGSNGVWHRVILGPYEGRRAAETDRHKLQRGNIRGCQIWNWN, translated from the coding sequence ATGGATTACGCGAACCGTAAACGTCCGGCCAAACGAACGCCACCCAAAAACACCAAAAAGGCAGCTAAAAAACCGGCCGTGTCGTGGTGGGTGGTTTTGCTTGCCATTGTTTTGGTAAGTGGATTTGTGTGGCTATTGGTAAGTATCTCAGGCAAATCAGAGCAAGCGCCACAGCAACAAGTGCCAGTTGATGTGCCAGAGTCGCAACCGCAACCCGTAGCCGAACCTATTCCGGATAAACCAGAAGAGCGCTGGCAATACATTGAAGAACTTGAAAACCAAGAAGTGATTGTCGATGTGCCAGAACGTGAAGTGGGTCCACCGAAACTGATGCAGTGCGGTTCGTTTCGCAATATCAGCGATGCCGAAGAGATGCGTGCGACCATTGCAATGATTGGTTTGGAAGCGCAAATTCGTACAACCGATGGCAGCAATGGCGTCTGGCACCGAGTAATACTTGGGCCGTACGAAGGCCGCCGTGCCGCTGAGACCGATCGCCACAAATTACAGCGCGGAAATATTCGTGGCTGCCAAATTTGGAATTGGAATTAA
- the argS gene encoding arginine--tRNA ligase, translating to MKEQLESLLGAAVATLQQQGTLPADVQPRIQLDRPRDKSHGDFATNLAMMLAKPAQMNPRALAEAIIAAIPENQLLAKCDIAGPGFINFTISQQQLLDQLERAYSDTHVGVEPAENAQTVVIDYSSPNLAKEMHVGHLRSAIIGDAVARVKELLGHKVIRQNHVGDWGTQFGMLLAHMEELDNKELDMELSNLETFYKAAKKRFDESEEFAKRARELVVALQSGEPKCRALWQQFIDVSLSHCQEVYDRLGVKLTRADVMAESAYNDDLAQVVEDLRAQGLLVEDQGAQCVFLDEFKNKDGESLPVIVQKSGGGYLYATTDLAAVRYRQNVLKGDHLIYFVDQRQGLHFQQIFTLARKAGFAREDLQMDHYGFGTVMGKDGRPYKSRDGGVTKLADLLDEAEKRALDLVQQKNGALSEAEQAHVAKVVGISSVKYADLSKNRTSDYIFDWDTMLSFEGNTAPYLLYAYTRVNSVFSKAGVNPEQIDAPFVLNDEREINLANTLVRFNEVIHTVADKAMPHFLCGYLYDVAGAFSSFYEACPILQTEDDSVRESRLKLAALTAKTLRQGLELLGIPTLEKM from the coding sequence ATGAAAGAACAGTTGGAATCCCTCCTTGGCGCCGCCGTGGCGACACTACAACAACAAGGTACTTTGCCAGCCGACGTGCAGCCACGCATTCAGTTGGACCGTCCGCGCGACAAAAGTCATGGGGATTTTGCAACCAACTTAGCGATGATGTTGGCGAAGCCTGCGCAAATGAATCCGCGCGCACTGGCAGAAGCGATTATTGCGGCTATTCCAGAAAATCAGTTACTGGCAAAGTGTGATATAGCTGGCCCTGGCTTTATTAATTTCACGATTAGCCAGCAGCAGTTGTTGGATCAGCTCGAGCGCGCGTACAGCGACACTCACGTGGGTGTTGAACCTGCCGAAAACGCACAAACGGTTGTGATTGATTACTCATCACCAAACCTTGCCAAAGAAATGCATGTTGGCCATTTACGTTCAGCCATTATTGGTGATGCCGTGGCCCGCGTGAAAGAACTGCTTGGCCATAAAGTTATTCGCCAGAATCACGTGGGTGATTGGGGTACGCAATTTGGGATGTTGCTCGCGCATATGGAAGAGTTGGATAACAAAGAACTCGACATGGAGCTTAGCAACCTCGAAACCTTTTACAAAGCAGCGAAAAAGCGTTTTGATGAAAGCGAAGAATTTGCCAAGCGTGCGCGCGAATTAGTGGTTGCCCTGCAATCGGGCGAGCCAAAGTGCCGTGCACTGTGGCAACAGTTTATTGATGTGTCACTCAGCCACTGCCAAGAAGTTTATGACCGTCTGGGCGTAAAACTAACCCGCGCTGATGTAATGGCCGAAAGTGCGTATAACGATGACTTGGCACAAGTTGTCGAAGACTTGCGTGCGCAGGGTTTATTAGTTGAAGACCAAGGTGCACAGTGCGTGTTCCTTGATGAATTCAAGAACAAAGATGGTGAATCACTGCCGGTGATTGTGCAGAAATCAGGTGGCGGTTATCTCTATGCGACAACCGATTTAGCTGCGGTGCGTTATCGCCAGAACGTGCTCAAAGGCGATCACTTGATTTACTTTGTTGATCAGCGCCAAGGGCTGCACTTCCAACAAATTTTCACCTTAGCGCGCAAAGCAGGTTTTGCTCGCGAAGATCTGCAAATGGACCACTACGGTTTCGGTACGGTCATGGGTAAAGATGGACGTCCGTACAAGAGCCGCGACGGTGGCGTAACCAAGCTCGCTGATTTGCTTGATGAAGCAGAGAAACGCGCACTTGATTTGGTACAGCAGAAGAACGGCGCGTTAAGCGAAGCAGAGCAAGCGCACGTGGCAAAAGTGGTGGGTATCAGCTCGGTGAAATATGCCGACTTATCTAAAAACCGTACCAGCGATTACATTTTTGATTGGGACACCATGCTGAGTTTTGAGGGCAACACCGCACCATACTTGTTGTATGCGTACACACGTGTGAATAGCGTTTTCAGCAAAGCTGGTGTGAACCCAGAGCAGATCGATGCGCCATTCGTTCTTAACGACGAGCGTGAAATCAACCTGGCGAATACCTTGGTGCGTTTCAATGAAGTAATTCATACCGTTGCCGATAAAGCGATGCCGCACTTCTTATGTGGCTACCTCTATGACGTGGCTGGCGCGTTCTCAAGCTTTTATGAAGCATGCCCGATTTTGCAAACGGAAGATGATAGTGTACGTGAAAGCCGTTTGAAACTTGCTGCACTGACCGCGAAAACATTGCGTCAGGGCCTTGAATTGCTCGGTATTCCGACGCTTGAGAAGATGTAA
- the argC gene encoding N-acetyl-gamma-glutamyl-phosphate reductase: MEQSKSIPCAVFGASGYSGVELVWLLHNHPQFSLEYAFSSGAREDAEPIASLYPQLAGQLDVILQPWHSNLLSQLSQQVRVVFLALPHEASAEIAPVLVNAGLLVFDLSGAFRLRDPLVHQQAYGFERSANVPETIPYGLAEWTTLSGTEQLIAVPGCYPTVASLALKPVLSLIDSVPMINAVSGVSGAGRKAAIQTSFCEVSLAAYGVATHRHQPEIAQTIGHDVIFVPHLGNFKRGILATIYARLKSDVSQATIDAAYQQAYATAPLIRLRQQPPAIGDVVGTAFCDIHPVVHQGHLVICAAIDNLLKGAAAQAVQLANQYFAFDSALGLQQRGGVV, from the coding sequence GTGGAACAGAGTAAATCAATTCCATGCGCAGTGTTTGGGGCGAGCGGCTATAGCGGCGTTGAGCTGGTGTGGCTGCTGCATAACCATCCACAATTCTCGCTTGAGTATGCTTTTTCTTCCGGCGCACGTGAAGACGCAGAGCCAATTGCTAGTTTGTATCCCCAATTAGCGGGACAGCTTGATGTTATTCTGCAACCTTGGCACTCGAATTTGCTGAGTCAGTTGTCTCAGCAAGTTCGAGTGGTTTTTTTAGCGCTACCTCATGAAGCGAGTGCTGAAATTGCACCAGTTCTGGTCAACGCTGGGTTGTTGGTTTTTGATCTATCTGGCGCATTTCGGCTTCGCGACCCTTTGGTGCATCAGCAGGCTTATGGTTTTGAACGCTCTGCCAACGTTCCTGAAACGATTCCCTATGGCCTAGCCGAATGGACGACACTGTCTGGTACTGAGCAGCTTATTGCTGTGCCTGGCTGTTATCCGACTGTGGCTAGCTTGGCGTTAAAGCCGGTGCTGTCATTGATTGACAGCGTGCCGATGATCAATGCTGTCAGTGGTGTTTCGGGTGCTGGTCGCAAAGCGGCAATTCAAACTAGCTTTTGTGAAGTGAGTCTGGCGGCCTATGGCGTTGCGACGCATCGGCACCAACCCGAAATTGCACAAACAATTGGCCATGATGTGATTTTTGTACCGCACTTAGGAAATTTCAAACGTGGCATTTTGGCAACCATTTATGCCCGGCTGAAATCAGACGTTTCGCAAGCGACTATTGATGCAGCTTATCAGCAGGCCTACGCTACTGCACCGTTGATTCGTTTGCGCCAACAACCACCTGCTATTGGCGATGTTGTCGGTACCGCTTTCTGCGATATTCACCCTGTTGTGCATCAAGGTCACTTGGTTATTTGCGCCGCTATCGACAACCTCTTAAAAGGTGCTGCGGCACAAGCGGTGCAATTAGCCAATCAGTATTTTGCTTTTGATAGTGCACTCGGTTTGCAGCAGCGCGGAGGTGTGGTATGA
- a CDS encoding malic enzyme-like NAD(P)-binding protein yields MTDFRKQALDYHAYPTPGKISIELTKPAETSKDLALAYSPGVAEPVRAIAENPDDVYKYTAKGNMVAVISNGTAILGLGNLGPMASKPVMEGKALLFKRFAGLDSIDIEVTHRTTQDFINTVANIADSFGGVNLEDIKAPECFEIEQALIERCEVPIFHDDQHGTAIVTAAGLLNALEIQGKDLRKAQIVCLGAGAAAIACMELLIKCGAQREHIYMLDSKGVIHTRREDLNEYKALFANNTDKRTLEEVITEADVFVGVSGPNLLSPDALKLMAEKPIVFACSNPDPEIKPELALAVRDDLIMATGRSDYPNQVNNVLCFPFIFRGALDVRAKAINDEMKLAAVEAIRQLAKEPVPEAVLKASGIDKLEFGVDYIIPKPLDPRLRTRVSKAVAEAAVASGAARIELPKNYMTE; encoded by the coding sequence ATGACCGATTTTCGCAAGCAAGCTTTGGATTATCACGCCTACCCAACGCCAGGAAAAATCAGCATTGAGCTGACAAAACCCGCTGAAACCAGTAAAGATTTAGCGTTGGCTTATAGTCCGGGTGTGGCCGAACCAGTGCGTGCCATTGCCGAGAATCCAGACGATGTGTACAAGTACACCGCGAAAGGTAACATGGTTGCGGTTATTTCAAATGGTACGGCTATTTTAGGGCTTGGCAATTTGGGGCCAATGGCGTCGAAGCCAGTGATGGAAGGAAAAGCATTGTTATTTAAGCGCTTTGCTGGACTTGATTCCATCGATATTGAAGTCACGCACCGTACCACACAAGATTTCATCAACACGGTGGCGAACATCGCCGATAGTTTTGGTGGCGTCAACTTAGAAGACATCAAAGCACCAGAGTGTTTCGAAATCGAGCAAGCGCTCATTGAACGTTGCGAAGTACCGATTTTCCATGATGACCAACACGGCACCGCAATTGTCACCGCGGCAGGCTTGTTGAACGCTCTAGAAATCCAAGGCAAAGACTTACGCAAAGCACAAATTGTCTGTTTAGGTGCTGGCGCAGCTGCTATTGCCTGTATGGAGCTGCTGATTAAATGTGGCGCTCAGCGCGAGCACATCTATATGCTGGACTCAAAAGGCGTGATTCATACACGTCGCGAAGACCTCAACGAATACAAAGCGCTGTTTGCAAATAACACCGATAAGCGCACACTTGAAGAAGTAATTACTGAAGCCGACGTGTTTGTTGGTGTATCAGGGCCGAATTTGCTGTCACCAGATGCCTTAAAACTGATGGCCGAGAAACCAATCGTGTTTGCTTGCTCAAACCCTGATCCTGAAATTAAGCCTGAATTAGCCTTGGCGGTGCGTGACGATCTGATTATGGCAACTGGCCGTTCTGATTATCCGAATCAAGTCAACAACGTGCTGTGCTTCCCATTCATCTTCCGTGGTGCACTCGATGTTCGCGCGAAAGCCATTAACGATGAAATGAAGCTGGCTGCCGTTGAAGCCATCCGCCAGCTCGCGAAAGAGCCAGTACCAGAAGCTGTACTCAAAGCATCAGGCATCGATAAACTGGAGTTCGGCGTCGATTACATTATTCCAAAGCCATTAGATCCGCGTTTACGCACCCGGGTATCGAAAGCAGTCGCCGAGGCAGCGGTCGCATCAGGCGCAGCCCGCATCGAGCTACCAAAGAACTACATGACTGAATAA
- the hslU gene encoding HslU--HslV peptidase ATPase subunit: MSDMTPREIVDELNRHIVGQDNAKKAVAVALRNRWRRMQLDDELRQEVTPKNILMIGPTGVGKTEIARRLAKLANAPFIKVEATKFTEVGYVGKEIESIIRDLTDTAVKQTREQMMQKVRHRAEDAAEERILDALLPPAKKTGWADEQEEPREQSSTRQTFRKKLREGQLDDKEIEIEISAPQMGVEIMAPPGMEEMTSQLQSMFQNMGSGKSKPKKMKIKDAFKQLIEEEAAKMLNPEDIKEQALTAVEQNGIVFLDEIDKICKRGDVSGPDVSREGVQRDLLPLVEGTTVSTKHGMVKTDHILFIASGAFQMSKPSDLIPELQGRLPIRVELQALTSADFVRILTEPNASLTTQYKALMATEGVNVEFTQDGIQRIAETAFQVNETTENIGARRLHTVLERLMEEISFKASDLHGQRIEIDAVYVDRYLGELAQDEDLSRFIL; the protein is encoded by the coding sequence ATGTCTGATATGACCCCACGCGAAATTGTTGATGAATTAAACCGTCATATTGTTGGTCAAGACAACGCCAAGAAAGCCGTTGCGGTGGCACTGCGTAATCGCTGGCGTCGTATGCAGTTGGACGATGAATTACGTCAAGAAGTAACGCCGAAGAATATTTTAATGATTGGCCCGACGGGTGTGGGTAAAACGGAAATTGCTCGCCGCTTAGCGAAGCTTGCTAATGCGCCATTTATTAAAGTGGAAGCGACTAAGTTCACCGAAGTTGGTTATGTTGGTAAGGAAATTGAGTCGATTATTCGCGATCTTACCGATACCGCGGTGAAGCAAACACGTGAGCAAATGATGCAAAAAGTACGTCATCGTGCTGAGGACGCGGCTGAAGAACGTATTTTGGACGCGTTGCTACCGCCAGCGAAGAAAACTGGCTGGGCAGATGAACAAGAAGAGCCGCGCGAGCAATCTAGCACGCGACAAACCTTCCGTAAAAAGCTGCGTGAAGGTCAGCTCGACGATAAAGAAATTGAGATTGAAATCAGCGCGCCGCAAATGGGTGTTGAGATCATGGCACCGCCAGGCATGGAAGAAATGACATCGCAGTTACAAAGCATGTTCCAGAACATGGGCAGCGGAAAATCCAAGCCGAAGAAAATGAAGATAAAAGATGCATTCAAGCAGCTGATTGAAGAAGAAGCAGCGAAAATGCTAAACCCAGAAGATATCAAAGAGCAGGCGTTAACGGCGGTTGAGCAAAACGGCATTGTGTTCTTAGATGAAATCGACAAAATTTGTAAGCGCGGCGATGTGTCGGGGCCAGATGTCTCGCGTGAAGGCGTGCAGCGTGACCTTCTGCCATTGGTAGAAGGAACAACCGTATCGACCAAACATGGCATGGTAAAAACCGACCATATTTTGTTTATCGCCTCGGGTGCCTTCCAGATGTCAAAACCATCGGATTTGATTCCTGAGTTACAAGGTCGTTTGCCGATTCGGGTTGAACTGCAAGCTTTAACCAGTGCCGATTTTGTCCGTATTTTAACGGAGCCAAATGCATCGTTAACCACGCAATACAAAGCGCTAATGGCAACTGAAGGTGTGAATGTGGAGTTTACGCAAGATGGTATTCAGCGCATTGCCGAAACAGCGTTTCAAGTGAATGAAACCACCGAGAACATTGGTGCGCGTCGTTTACACACGGTGTTAGAACGGCTAATGGAAGAAATTTCTTTCAAAGCCAGTGACTTACATGGCCAGCGCATCGAAATTGATGCGGTTTATGTCGACCGTTACCTCGGAGAGTTGGCGCAAGACGAAGACCTAAGCCGGTTTATTTTGTAA
- the rpmE gene encoding 50S ribosomal protein L31 translates to MKPGIHPEYTELKVSCSCGHSFVTHSTKGGELHLDVCSECHPFYTGKQRIMDTGGRIEKFNKRFNMLGGKK, encoded by the coding sequence ATGAAACCAGGTATTCATCCAGAATATACCGAGCTGAAAGTATCATGCTCTTGTGGTCACTCTTTTGTGACTCACTCAACTAAAGGCGGCGAGTTGCACTTGGACGTATGTTCAGAGTGTCACCCATTCTACACTGGTAAACAGCGTATTATGGATACTGGCGGTCGTATCGAGAAATTCAACAAGCGTTTCAACATGTTGGGTGGCAAGAAATAA
- the rraA gene encoding ribonuclease E activity regulator RraA, giving the protein MEYNTSELCDLYPDLVDVVEPMFIHYGGRVSFGGQLVTVKCFEDKGIIEEVVQQPGTGKVLLIDGGGSTRRALVDIAVADLAFENDWEGIICYGAVRDVDALDELDMGIMAVASMPVGAANDSVGEVDVAVNFGGVTFLPEDHLYADSTGIIISPEPLDIE; this is encoded by the coding sequence ATGGAATACAACACGTCAGAACTTTGCGATTTATACCCAGATTTAGTCGATGTGGTTGAACCGATGTTCATTCACTACGGCGGTCGGGTGTCGTTCGGCGGCCAGTTGGTCACCGTGAAGTGCTTCGAAGACAAAGGCATAATTGAAGAAGTGGTGCAGCAGCCTGGTACCGGTAAAGTACTACTGATTGATGGCGGCGGTTCGACACGCCGCGCACTCGTCGATATTGCTGTCGCCGACTTGGCGTTTGAAAACGATTGGGAAGGCATCATTTGCTACGGTGCCGTTCGTGATGTTGATGCGTTAGATGAACTCGATATGGGCATTATGGCGGTTGCTTCAATGCCGGTTGGCGCTGCCAATGATAGCGTCGGCGAAGTCGATGTTGCGGTAAACTTCGGCGGCGTAACGTTCTTACCAGAAGATCACCTTTACGCCGATAGCACGGGCATTATCATTTCACCAGAACCCCTTGATATCGAGTAA